A single window of Nematostella vectensis chromosome 4, jaNemVect1.1, whole genome shotgun sequence DNA harbors:
- the LOC5506572 gene encoding LHFPL tetraspan subfamily member 6 protein, with amino-acid sequence MSCVSVLWTVLSVLFTGACSLAIISPFWFERVPDPDDVSSDNSSFVAFGLLRFCIKRNLESILEMDEWSDFKNCKFYSSFHGIPSLFWKFSVVLYGIGVLLLLVAILLAHISCCFKKVCKRSVFGVAGVVQISAVIFLVISLVMFPLGFKSQFVSQHCGLTDMFNPGQCSISWAYTLAIMSTGLLMLCPVMARHLMVTTPMAKATVV; translated from the exons ATGTCATGTGTGTCAGTTCTATGGACCGTTCTGTCTGTCCTGTTCACTGGTGCATGCTCTCTGGCCATCATCTCACCTTTCTGGTTTGAACGAGTTCCCGATCCAGATGACGTCTCATCCGATAACAGTTCCTTTGTTGCATTTGGCCTGCTAAGATTTTGCATCAAGAGAAACTTGGAATCAATACTTGAAATGGATGAGTGGAGTGATTTCAAGAACTGCAAGTTTTATTCAAGCTTCCATGGAATTCCATCACTGTTTTGGAAGTTTTCGGTTGTGCTCTATGGAATAGGAGTCCTGTTACTTTTAGTGGCAATACTGCTGGCCCATATCTCATGTTGCTTTAAGAAAGTGTGTAAAAGATCAGTGTTTGGAGTGGCAGGCGTGGTGCAGATATCGGCAG TTATTTTCCTGGTCATCAGTCTTGTGATGTTTCCATTGGGTTTTAAGTCACAGTTTGTCTCACAGCACTGCGGTTTGACTGACATGTTCAACCCTGGACAATGTAGTATATCATGGGCATACACCCTAGCTATCATGAGCACTGGACTTCTTATGCTCTGCCCTGTTATGGCTAGACACCTCATGGTGACCACACCTATGGCAAAGGCTACTGTTGTCTAA
- the LOC125561986 gene encoding uncharacterized protein LOC125561986 — protein sequence MFLRRFAYPCRLGDMIPRFGRSIPELSLILSEVTDFIVNTHGHLLLDLNQPWLQPFQLESFARAISRKGAALDNCWGFVDGTVRPICRPGEHQRIMYNGHKRVHGIKFQSVVAPNGLIANLFGPVEGKRHDARMLQMSGLLHQLQQYSVDQARQPLCIYGDPVYPLRVQLQAPYKHAHLTADQEAFNSSMSKVRSAVEWVFGDIVSYFAFLDFKKNLKMGLSPVGTMYAACALLRNAHTCLYSSMSSSFFDLEPPTIQEYFQV from the exons ATGTTTTTGAGGAGGTTTGCATACCCTTGCAGACTCGGTGATATGATCCCACGGTTTGGTCGCTCTATTCCTGAGCTTAGCCTCATTTTATCAGAGGTCACCGATTTTATTGTGAATACACATGGTCATCTGCTACTTGACTTGAATCAACCCTGGTTACAGCCATTCCAATTGGAGTCGTTTGCTCGGGCAATCAGCCGAAAAGGTGCTGCGCTGGACAACTGTTGGGGTTTTGTTGATGGCACTGTAAGACCCATCTGCCGTCCAGGGGAGCACCAAAGAATAATGTATAATGGCCACAAAAGAGTTCATGGTATTAAATTCCAGTCCGTGGTGGCGCCAAATGGCCTAATAGCCAACCTGTTTGGTCCAGTCG AGGGAAAGAGGCATGATGCGAGGATGCTACAGATGTCAGGGTTACTGCACCAACTTCAGCAATACTCTGTTGATCAAGCACGGCAGCCACTTTGCATCTATGGGGATCCTGTTTACCCTCTCAGAGTTCAGCTACAGGCACCATACAAACATGCTCACCTCACAGCCGACCAAGAGGCCTTCAATTCTTCAATGAGCAAAGTTCGATCGGCTGTTGAGTGGGTGTTTGGGGACATTGTCTCTTATTTTGCCTTTCTGGATTTCAAAAAGAATCTCAAGATGGGACTTAGTCCAGTTGGTACAATGTATGCTGCCTGTGCTCTTCTACGGAATGCTCATACATGTTTATACAGCTCTATGTCTAGCTCTTTTTTTGACCTAGAGCCACCTACTATTCAAGAGTACTTTCAagtttaa
- the LOC125561985 gene encoding golgin subfamily A member 6-like protein 22, with protein MACHGHATVKTGRPRVGDDKFTQQSGTHGTSLFKYKMSEDKKVAEKRELFIWKFDSDVSLLKEVIAEEPHKHPYASKERGQKWDKIALNLKENHGFKVTQRSVRKRFNSLHEDFLKKEKKEKRDSGGEVMYDEKHQMLTDYNELIEDWERERKERVDDEKVMAEDMRKKATERLSATKKRKESGEDKGEEDQPKRKTQQSLVQLMEQSIAVRSQERARELEIRENELKQQQHFHGFLLQQQQQAQQMHMQQQQQQQAMNMAMMNVLTEMLNAVKNAKTYYC; from the exons atggCCTGTCACGGTCACGCTACTGTCAAAACTGGTCGCCCTCGAGTGGGCGACGACAAGTTTACACAGCAAAGTGGTACTCACGGGACCAGTTTGTTCAAg TACAAAATGTCTGAGGATAAAAAAGTGGCGGAAAAAAGAGAGCTCTTTATATGGAAATTTGACAGCGATGTCTCACTTCTGAAAGAGGTTATTGCGGAGGAGCCTCACAAGCATCCTTACGCATCAAAAGAGAGAGGACAGAAGTGGGACAAAATCGCCCtcaatttaaaagaaaaccatGGGTTTAAGGTCACTCAAAGGTCGGTGAGAAAGAGGTTTAATAGTCTGCATGaagactttttaaaaaaagagaagaagGAGAAGAGAGACAGTGGGGGAGAGGTGATGTACGATGAAAAGCACCAGATGCTTACAGACTACAACGAGCTTATAGAGGACTGGGAAAGGGAAAGGAAAGAGAGGGTGGATGACGAGAAGGTTATGGCAGAAGATATGAGGAAGAAGGCAACAGAGAGATTAAGTGCAACCAAGAAGAGAAAAGAGAGTGGCGAAGACAAGGGCGAAGAAGACCAACCAAAGAGAAAGACACAGCAAAGTTTGGTGCAATTAATGGAGCAGAGCATAGCAGTACGTAGTCAGGAGAGGGCAAGAGAGCTGGAAATCAGAGAAAATGAATTAAAGCAACAGCAGCATTTCCATGGCTTCCTGCtccagcagcaacaacaggCACAGCAGATGCATatgcaacagcaacagcaacaacaagccATGAATATGGCCATGATGAATGTCCTAACAGAGATGCTGAATGCTGTTAAAAATGCAAAGACCTACTATTGTTAA